A DNA window from Actinomycetota bacterium contains the following coding sequences:
- the gatB gene encoding Asp-tRNA(Asn)/Glu-tRNA(Gln) amidotransferase subunit GatB translates to MTDGWELVVGLEVHVELSTASKMFCGCATDFGAPPNTRVCPVCTGQPGALPVANAAAVESAARLGLALNCAIAPTCWFHRKNYFYPDLAKNYQISQYDIPLCSDGWLDLDTDGDPSRIGIERVHMEEDTGKMEHRGGGGRLHGAEQSLIDYNRCGIPLLECVSRPDIRSPEQAGAFVRELQGIVRTLGISDAKMEEGSLRCDVNVSVRRVAADGTSEPYGTRCEIKNLNSTRSLVRAVAYEAERQIHVLESAGQIVQETRHWDEERGLTELLRRKEAVTDYRYFPDPDLVEVVSSAAWVEQLHASLPELPATARGRLVEAGVDGAQAATIVSYGLLAWYDEAVAGDADPRTTANWLTGEVVAQLNERGAEPADTAVTGHHIGELVRLVDDETLSHKLGREVLDAVFETGAAPTRIVEERGIQQISDEAALDALVERIIADNPDTAATIREGNTKAIGALVGQVMRETRGRANPQLVNQLLADRILGG, encoded by the coding sequence GTGACCGACGGCTGGGAGCTGGTGGTCGGGCTCGAGGTCCACGTCGAGCTGAGCACCGCGTCGAAGATGTTCTGCGGCTGCGCCACGGACTTCGGCGCCCCGCCCAACACCCGGGTGTGCCCGGTGTGCACCGGCCAGCCCGGTGCGCTCCCGGTGGCCAACGCCGCAGCGGTGGAGTCCGCCGCGCGGCTGGGACTGGCGCTCAACTGCGCGATCGCCCCGACCTGCTGGTTCCACCGCAAGAACTACTTCTACCCCGACCTGGCCAAGAACTACCAGATCAGCCAGTACGACATCCCGCTGTGCTCCGACGGGTGGCTCGACCTCGACACCGACGGTGACCCGTCCCGCATCGGAATCGAACGCGTCCACATGGAGGAGGACACCGGGAAGATGGAGCACCGCGGCGGCGGTGGACGCCTCCACGGCGCCGAACAGTCGCTGATCGACTACAACCGCTGCGGCATCCCGCTGCTGGAATGCGTCTCCAGGCCCGACATCCGCAGCCCCGAGCAGGCGGGTGCCTTCGTCCGGGAGCTGCAGGGGATCGTTCGGACGCTGGGCATCTCGGACGCCAAGATGGAGGAAGGGTCGTTGCGGTGCGACGTCAACGTGTCGGTCCGCCGCGTCGCTGCGGACGGGACCAGCGAGCCCTACGGCACGCGCTGCGAGATCAAGAACCTCAACTCCACCCGGTCGCTGGTCCGTGCGGTCGCGTACGAGGCGGAGCGCCAGATCCACGTCCTGGAATCCGCCGGACAGATCGTGCAGGAGACCCGCCACTGGGACGAGGAGCGCGGCCTGACGGAGCTGTTGCGCCGGAAGGAGGCCGTGACCGACTACCGATACTTCCCCGATCCCGACCTGGTCGAGGTCGTGTCGAGCGCGGCGTGGGTGGAGCAGCTCCACGCCTCGCTCCCCGAGCTGCCCGCCACCGCCCGCGGCCGGCTGGTCGAGGCCGGGGTCGACGGCGCGCAGGCGGCGACGATCGTGTCCTACGGGCTGCTGGCCTGGTACGACGAGGCCGTGGCGGGTGACGCTGACCCGCGGACGACCGCCAACTGGCTGACCGGCGAGGTCGTCGCGCAGCTCAACGAGCGCGGAGCCGAACCGGCCGACACCGCGGTGACGGGTCACCACATCGGCGAGCTCGTCCGTCTGGTCGACGACGAGACGCTGTCGCACAAGCTCGGTCGGGAGGTCCTCGACGCGGTGTTCGAGACCGGAGCGGCCCCGACCAGGATCGTGGAAGAACGCGGAATTCAACAGATCTCCGACGAGGCTGCGCTCGACGCGCTGGTCGAGCGCATCATCGCGGACAACCCGGACACCGCCGCCACGATCCGTGAGGGCAACACCAAGGCGATCGGTGCGCTCGTCGGTCAGGTGATGCGCGAGACCCGCGGACGAGCCAACCCGCAGCTGGTCAACCAGCTCCTGGCCGACCGTATCCTGGGCGGCTGA
- a CDS encoding secondary thiamine-phosphate synthase enzyme YjbQ → MGPLHSDALLQLDAPSDAFCSEPTEIRVEGSIELIERTPVLARATIAVETERAFHVLDVTEHARELVEGSGVQEGTVVVYTPHTTCAVKINERETCFLEDFRLFMERLVPSDAYYRHDDYELRTENLDDPESEPVNGHAHIKSMLVGSASEHIPVVNGELAMGRWQRIMFIELDQARPRRVILQVQGWR, encoded by the coding sequence ATGGGTCCGCTCCACTCCGACGCGCTGCTGCAGCTCGACGCTCCGTCCGATGCGTTCTGTTCCGAGCCGACCGAGATCCGCGTGGAGGGTTCGATCGAGCTGATCGAGCGCACGCCCGTCCTGGCCCGCGCGACGATCGCCGTCGAGACGGAACGCGCGTTCCACGTCCTGGACGTCACCGAGCACGCCCGTGAGCTGGTCGAGGGCTCGGGCGTGCAGGAGGGCACGGTCGTCGTCTACACGCCCCACACCACCTGCGCGGTCAAGATCAACGAGCGCGAGACGTGCTTCCTCGAGGACTTCCGGCTGTTCATGGAACGGCTCGTGCCGAGCGACGCCTACTACCGCCACGACGACTACGAGCTGCGCACCGAGAACCTCGACGACCCCGAGAGCGAACCCGTCAACGGCCACGCACACATCAAGTCGATGCTCGTGGGTTCCGCGTCGGAGCACATCCCGGTCGTCAACGGCGAACTGGCCATGGGCCGCTGGCAGCGGATCATGTTCATCGAGCTCGACCAGGCCCGACCGCGTCGGGTGATCCTGCAGGTCCAAGGCTGGCGGTGA
- a CDS encoding nuclear transport factor 2 family protein yields MQPRDVVEAWLGAFNRHDAEACGELCTLDVHFMAGGGKEVIDGNMVLMTDLKLAFEHWEKWTLTPNRWTCDGDRCVVEVHNYAICGETGKVRETEDCIVFVVRDGRIAEMDFYFDSAATRDANTRDPVPVELKPV; encoded by the coding sequence ATGCAACCACGGGACGTGGTCGAGGCTTGGCTCGGGGCGTTCAACCGGCACGACGCGGAAGCGTGTGGCGAGCTGTGCACGCTGGACGTGCACTTCATGGCGGGCGGAGGCAAGGAGGTCATCGACGGCAACATGGTGTTGATGACCGATCTGAAGCTCGCCTTCGAGCACTGGGAGAAGTGGACGCTGACGCCCAACCGCTGGACCTGCGACGGTGACCGCTGCGTCGTGGAGGTCCACAACTACGCCATCTGCGGCGAGACCGGGAAGGTGCGTGAGACCGAGGACTGCATCGTCTTCGTCGTCCGCGACGGCCGGATCGCCGAGATGGACTTCTACTTCGACTCGGCCGCCACGCGCGACGCCAACACCCGCGACCCGGTCCCCGTCGAGCTGAAGCCGGTCTGA
- a CDS encoding acetolactate synthase large subunit → MQVTGAQAVMRSLEELGVEVAFGLPGGAILPAYDPLLDSTVRHILVRHEQGAVHMAEGYAHATGKVGVTIVTSGPGATNLVTGLTDALMDSVPVLAITGQVPTAAVGSDAFQEADVTGITMPCTKHNEMVAQPERIPGAIKEAYHIAGSGRPGPVLVDIPKDVLNATLEWRWPEHLDLPGYRPTIRGHGKMVRDAIDLISRSRRPVVYAGGGLVRAGAEQEVRELAELLELPVVTTLMARGVFPDRHELCLGMPGMHGEWTAVMAMQEADLLITLGARFDDRVTGKLSAFAPNARIIHVDIDPAEIGKNRPVDVPIVGDAKVVVGQLVDIARKAGDAAKPDTGEWRAQLRTWRNEHPLRWEQDDAGPLKPQTAIRAIGERFGDEAIYVAGVGQHQMWASQLLAFSAPRTWINSGGLGTMGFAVPAAIGAKVGRPDRRVVAIDGDGCFQMTLQELATAKQHDIPVVFAVINNGFLGMVRQWQELFYDGRFSEVELPPDLPDLVKLADAYGIPGFRASTVAEMAPILDKAYEITDQPVLIDVRVDPTEKVFPMVPAGCGNDEIIESADEWYARQAAQRQGHDS, encoded by the coding sequence ATGCAGGTGACGGGCGCCCAGGCCGTGATGCGCAGCCTCGAGGAGCTTGGGGTGGAGGTCGCGTTCGGCCTGCCGGGCGGGGCGATCCTGCCCGCCTACGATCCGCTCCTCGACTCGACGGTCCGCCACATCCTCGTCCGTCACGAGCAGGGCGCGGTCCACATGGCGGAGGGGTACGCACACGCGACCGGGAAGGTGGGCGTGACCATCGTCACGTCCGGACCAGGCGCGACCAACCTCGTGACCGGCTTGACGGACGCGCTGATGGACTCGGTGCCCGTCCTGGCGATCACCGGCCAGGTCCCCACCGCCGCGGTCGGTTCGGATGCCTTCCAGGAAGCCGACGTCACCGGCATCACGATGCCGTGCACCAAACACAACGAGATGGTGGCCCAACCTGAGCGCATCCCCGGCGCGATCAAGGAGGCCTACCACATCGCCGGGTCGGGCCGGCCCGGCCCGGTGCTGGTCGACATCCCCAAGGACGTGCTCAACGCCACGCTGGAGTGGCGCTGGCCCGAGCACCTCGACCTGCCCGGGTACCGCCCGACCATCCGCGGGCACGGCAAGATGGTCCGCGACGCCATCGACCTGATCTCACGGAGCCGACGCCCCGTCGTGTACGCCGGCGGAGGGCTGGTACGGGCGGGGGCGGAGCAGGAGGTGCGCGAGCTCGCCGAGCTCCTCGAACTGCCGGTCGTGACCACGCTGATGGCGCGGGGCGTGTTCCCCGACCGCCACGAGCTGTGCCTGGGGATGCCGGGCATGCACGGCGAGTGGACTGCGGTCATGGCGATGCAGGAGGCGGACCTGCTGATCACCCTCGGCGCCCGCTTCGACGACCGGGTGACCGGGAAGCTATCAGCGTTCGCTCCCAACGCGCGGATCATCCACGTCGACATCGACCCGGCCGAGATCGGGAAGAACCGCCCCGTCGACGTCCCGATCGTCGGTGACGCGAAGGTCGTCGTCGGCCAACTGGTCGACATCGCACGGAAAGCCGGTGACGCGGCCAAGCCGGACACGGGGGAGTGGCGCGCGCAGCTGCGCACGTGGCGCAACGAGCACCCGCTGCGTTGGGAACAGGACGACGCCGGCCCGTTGAAGCCCCAGACCGCGATCCGGGCGATCGGGGAGCGCTTCGGTGACGAGGCGATCTACGTGGCCGGTGTCGGCCAGCACCAGATGTGGGCGTCGCAGCTGCTGGCGTTCAGCGCGCCACGGACGTGGATCAACTCCGGCGGGTTGGGGACGATGGGCTTCGCGGTCCCCGCTGCGATCGGCGCGAAGGTCGGCCGACCGGACCGGCGCGTCGTCGCGATCGACGGTGACGGCTGCTTCCAGATGACGTTGCAGGAGCTGGCGACGGCGAAGCAGCACGACATCCCCGTGGTGTTCGCCGTGATCAACAACGGGTTCCTGGGCATGGTGCGCCAGTGGCAGGAGCTGTTCTACGACGGTCGGTTCAGCGAGGTGGAGCTCCCCCCGGACCTGCCCGACCTGGTCAAGCTCGCCGACGCCTACGGGATCCCCGGTTTCCGGGCCTCGACGGTCGCGGAGATGGCCCCGATCCTCGACAAGGCGTACGAGATCACCGACCAGCCGGTCCTGATCGACGTGCGGGTGGACCCCACCGAGAAGGTGTTCCCGATGGTGCCTGCCGGGTGCGGGAACGACGAGATCATCGAGTCCGCCGACGAGTGGTACGCCCGCCAGGCCGCGCAGCGACAGGGGCACGACAGCTGA
- the ilvN gene encoding acetolactate synthase small subunit has translation MNNHTIAVLVENKPGVLARVAGLFSRRGYNIHSLAVGPTEDARVSRMTIVVGAEAMHLEQVTKQLNKLINVLKIVELDPESAVGRELQLVKVTAEQADRSRIIELVDVFRAKIVDVDHESITIEASGAPEKLNALLHLLEPFGIREMARTGQIALARGSRSITDGSKLRLQRIV, from the coding sequence ATGAACAACCACACCATCGCCGTGCTGGTCGAGAACAAGCCGGGGGTCCTCGCGCGGGTCGCGGGCCTGTTCAGCCGCCGCGGGTACAACATCCACTCGCTCGCGGTCGGCCCGACCGAGGACGCGCGCGTGTCGCGGATGACGATCGTGGTGGGGGCCGAGGCGATGCACCTCGAGCAGGTCACCAAGCAGCTGAACAAGCTGATCAACGTGCTGAAGATCGTCGAGCTCGATCCGGAGTCGGCGGTCGGCCGCGAGCTGCAGCTGGTCAAGGTCACCGCCGAGCAGGCGGATCGCAGCAGGATCATCGAGCTGGTCGACGTGTTCCGGGCCAAGATCGTCGACGTGGACCACGAATCGATCACGATCGAGGCGTCGGGCGCTCCCGAGAAGCTGAACGCGCTGCTGCACCTGCTGGAGCCGTTCGGCATCCGAGAGATGGCCCGCACCGGTCAGATCGCGCTGGCGCGGGGCAGCCGGTCGATCACCGACGGCAGCAAGCTGCGCCTCCAGCGGATCGTGTAG
- a CDS encoding ATP-binding cassette domain-containing protein gives MAASAHAPVIALDEVAVVRDGRPLLADVTWTVQPGERWVVLGPNGAGKSLLLRLASTYLLPTRGRAWVLGRRVGGTDLRDLRTRIGYVSATLARDVADPATALDVVLTGKDATLRRWRQEFTPADHDRALGLLRDVGCGSLAHAGFARLSEGERQRIQLARSLMGEPPLVLLDEPSAGLDLPGRELLISALSRLADDAAVAGVVFVTHHVEEIPPRFTHVILLREGRIMAAGPIDDLLTDEALSTCFGVSVSVQRIGERYAAVAGRSAHASGPL, from the coding sequence GTGGCGGCCAGCGCCCACGCGCCGGTCATCGCTCTCGACGAGGTCGCGGTCGTCCGTGACGGCCGGCCGTTGCTGGCGGACGTCACGTGGACGGTGCAGCCGGGGGAACGCTGGGTGGTCCTCGGCCCCAACGGCGCCGGCAAGTCGCTGCTGCTCCGCCTGGCGAGCACCTACCTGCTCCCCACGCGCGGGCGGGCCTGGGTCCTGGGGCGGCGGGTCGGCGGCACCGATCTGCGTGACCTGCGGACCCGGATCGGGTACGTCAGCGCCACGCTGGCCCGCGACGTCGCCGACCCCGCCACCGCCCTGGACGTGGTCCTGACCGGGAAGGACGCGACGCTGCGGCGGTGGCGGCAGGAGTTCACCCCCGCCGACCACGACCGGGCCCTGGGCTTGCTGCGCGACGTGGGTTGCGGATCGTTGGCACACGCCGGTTTCGCGAGGCTGTCGGAGGGGGAGCGCCAGCGCATCCAGCTGGCTCGCAGCCTCATGGGTGAACCCCCCCTGGTCCTCCTCGACGAGCCCAGCGCCGGCTTGGACCTCCCCGGCCGTGAGCTGCTGATCTCGGCCCTGTCCCGCCTCGCCGACGACGCTGCGGTCGCGGGCGTCGTGTTCGTCACCCACCACGTCGAGGAGATCCCGCCCCGCTTCACCCACGTGATCCTGTTGCGGGAGGGTCGGATCATGGCTGCCGGCCCGATCGACGACCTCCTCACCGACGAGGCGCTGAGCACATGCTTCGGTGTTTCGGTCAGCGTTCAGCGGATCGGGGAGCGCTACGCCGCGGTGGCGGGGCGCTCAGCGCACGCGTCAGGTCCCCTGTAG
- a CDS encoding DUF421 domain-containing protein, which produces MDEPDPDNPPVLVFLDGEFLTPPLHRTHLSEADLLEKVRLQGVSSMDHVRAVVFERNGGVSILTGEDIDPALLTNVRGAERLQGT; this is translated from the coding sequence GTGGATGAGCCGGATCCTGACAACCCTCCGGTGCTGGTCTTCCTCGACGGCGAGTTCCTCACCCCGCCGCTGCACCGCACCCACCTCTCGGAGGCCGACCTCCTCGAGAAGGTGCGGCTCCAGGGCGTGTCGTCGATGGACCACGTACGGGCGGTGGTGTTCGAACGCAACGGTGGTGTCAGCATCCTGACCGGCGAGGACATCGACCCGGCGTTGCTGACCAACGTGCGGGGCGCCGAACGTCTACAGGGGACCTGA
- the ilvC gene encoding ketol-acid reductoisomerase has translation MATMYYDDDADLTLFDGQTVALLGYGSQGHAHARNLTESGVDVVVGLRPDSRSRQRAQEAGIEVADTDVAARRGQVIAMLLPDTEQRHVYERDVAPNLTAGDTLLFAHGFNIHFAQISPPPEVDVVMVAPKSPGHLVRRTYVEGNGTPGLVAVHQDPTGRARGVTLAYAKGIGCTRAGVIETTFAEETETDLFGEQAVLCGGVSNLIQKGFETLIEAGYQPEVAYFECLHELKLIVDLLYEGGFQRMRYSISDTAEYGDYACGPRVINEGTKERMKQLLAEIQDGSFARRWIEEDHRGRPWFNAELDRQLAHPIEDVGKRLRAMMSWLPQPED, from the coding sequence ATGGCGACGATGTACTACGACGACGACGCTGACCTCACGCTCTTCGACGGGCAGACGGTCGCGCTGCTCGGCTACGGCTCGCAGGGCCACGCCCACGCCCGCAACCTCACCGAGTCCGGTGTCGACGTGGTGGTCGGCCTGCGCCCCGACTCGCGTTCGCGGCAGCGTGCCCAGGAGGCGGGGATCGAGGTCGCCGACACCGATGTGGCGGCCCGTCGTGGCCAGGTCATCGCGATGCTCCTTCCCGACACCGAGCAGCGCCACGTCTACGAGCGTGACGTCGCCCCGAACCTGACCGCCGGTGACACGCTGCTGTTCGCACACGGGTTCAACATCCACTTCGCCCAGATCAGCCCACCGCCGGAGGTGGACGTCGTGATGGTCGCGCCCAAGTCCCCCGGGCACCTGGTGCGCCGCACCTACGTCGAGGGCAACGGCACCCCCGGACTGGTCGCCGTCCACCAGGATCCCACCGGGCGGGCTCGTGGCGTCACCCTGGCCTACGCCAAAGGAATCGGGTGCACCCGCGCCGGGGTGATCGAGACGACCTTCGCCGAGGAGACCGAGACGGACCTGTTCGGGGAGCAGGCGGTGCTGTGCGGGGGCGTTTCGAACCTGATCCAGAAGGGCTTCGAGACGCTGATCGAGGCCGGGTACCAGCCCGAGGTGGCCTACTTCGAGTGCCTCCACGAGCTGAAGTTGATCGTGGACCTGCTGTACGAGGGCGGCTTCCAGCGGATGCGGTACTCGATCAGCGACACGGCCGAGTACGGCGACTACGCGTGCGGGCCACGGGTGATCAACGAGGGGACAAAGGAGCGCATGAAGCAGCTGTTGGCCGAGATCCAGGACGGCTCGTTCGCCCGGCGATGGATCGAGGAGGACCACCGGGGTCGGCCGTGGTTCAACGCAGAGCTGGATCGGCAGCTGGCACACCCGATCGAGGACGTCGGCAAGCGGCTGCGGGCGATGATGAGCTGGTTGCCACAGCCGGAGGACTGA
- a CDS encoding CoA ester lyase translates to MINPFRSVGQRRERPARLRRSCLAVPGSDEKMLRRSAESDADQVFLDLEDAVAPNEKEAARAKVIEALHTNDYGGKVVAVRVNDVTTRWAYADIVEVVGRAHGRLDCLMIPKVQDAGQLWFVEYLLNQLEAELGATSDGGGDRDRLGLEVQIETGTGSVNMTGIARVTDRIETLIFGPGDYAADMGIPQLDLGMLESDYPGYQWAFIVAQIVNNARAVGCEAIDGPYGDYGDPDGYREMATRAKLLGMDGKWCIHPSQVAIANEVFTPTPRQFQHARRLLDAYREAIEAGRGAAAFEGKMIDEASRKMAERLVARGRAAGMG, encoded by the coding sequence ATGATCAACCCGTTCCGCAGCGTAGGTCAGCGCCGGGAGCGCCCCGCCCGACTGCGCCGCTCGTGCCTGGCGGTCCCCGGGTCGGACGAGAAGATGTTGCGCCGGTCCGCCGAGAGCGACGCCGACCAGGTCTTCCTCGACCTCGAGGACGCCGTCGCCCCCAACGAGAAGGAGGCGGCCCGCGCCAAGGTGATCGAGGCGCTCCACACCAACGACTACGGCGGGAAGGTCGTGGCGGTCCGGGTGAACGACGTGACCACCCGATGGGCGTACGCCGACATCGTCGAGGTGGTGGGCCGCGCCCACGGCCGTCTCGACTGCCTGATGATCCCCAAGGTGCAGGACGCCGGGCAGCTGTGGTTCGTCGAGTACCTGCTCAACCAGCTCGAGGCGGAGCTGGGGGCAACGTCCGATGGTGGAGGGGACCGGGACCGGCTCGGGTTGGAGGTGCAGATCGAGACGGGCACCGGGTCGGTGAACATGACCGGGATCGCCCGCGTCACCGACCGGATCGAGACGCTGATCTTCGGTCCCGGCGACTACGCGGCCGACATGGGCATCCCCCAGCTGGACCTGGGCATGCTCGAATCCGACTACCCCGGCTACCAATGGGCGTTCATCGTGGCGCAGATCGTGAACAACGCCCGCGCGGTCGGGTGCGAGGCGATCGACGGGCCCTACGGCGACTACGGCGACCCCGACGGGTACCGCGAGATGGCCACACGCGCCAAGCTGCTGGGCATGGACGGCAAGTGGTGCATCCACCCGTCGCAGGTGGCGATCGCCAACGAGGTGTTCACCCCGACGCCGCGGCAGTTCCAGCACGCCCGACGCCTGCTCGACGCCTACCGCGAAGCGATCGAGGCGGGGCGGGGCGCGGCGGCGTTCGAAGGGAAGATGATCGACGAGGCGTCGCGGAAGATGGCCGAACGGCTGGTCGCGCGGGGTCGCGCCGCTGGGATGGGCTGA